The segment GTATTATGCTTCAAGGAATAATGTCACGTTAGTTTTCTGCATTTAGGAGCTACCTCCTTAAAGTATCTATGATTTGCAAATGCCAAGTACATTTGTCCTCATCTGAGAGACTTCTGTAGCATTTAATGACTCATCTGTCATCAATTCATTAGGCTGTGGACAATACTTTGATGTCACATCCCTTTACTAACTGTTGTAAAGGAAGCTGCCCTTCTAAGTATGCCTGTTAGATTGAAGCCAACACTTCATATTATTAGATTTTATAGGCTTACAGAGACATGCTTCTATCATAAAGACTACATTTATACCAATCCTTATCAACAGACCTTTCAATGTATTTATCAAGGACACAGGCTCCTAGATCTTACTTATCTGATAAGATGAAGCAATGTAAAGAAATAGAATACCCCAGTCCAACAACTGGCTCCTGCAATGGGGTTTCAAATGGATGCAATGgttaccaggggtcggcaacctttcagaagtggtgtgccgagtcttcatttattcactctaatttaaggtttcgcgtgctagtaatacattttaacatttttagaaggtctctttctataagtcaatagtttagttatatattatagatgtaaagtaaataaggtttttaaaatgtttaaaaagctttatttaaaattaaattaaaatgcagaacctcctggactggtggccaggacccagacagtgtgagtgccactgaaaatcagcttgtgtgtcgccttcggcacacgtgccataggttgcctacccctgggttagccTGTGCTAAGCCAGTTCCAGAATCGAGGGTATGAATGATCCCTTGCTTTTGTATGGAAGAAAGGGCAAATAGTATATCTGACTTATCTTCTCTGTACCATTCATTATTCTGCATACCTCTATCTCCTCCAACTGGTGTACACTCTAAACCAGTCTCACTCTTTTCAATATCTGTGATCCACTACCATCACAACTGGTAAGCAACACACCAAACGGTTCTCTTGGTCACCCTATAGCACCCTGCTAGTGATCGCTGCGAATTTACTTATCCTAAATAAGCAGTGCTAACTAACCacaaattattttgaaataagtTTCAGAATAACAAAACAGGACCCTTTTTCAagttttttaatttcaaaatctgACCCTGTATTCTCACAGAATGGATTCTGTCCTCTTGATTAATCGCTGTGCACTATGTAATTTTTCCAATTTAGCTTCAAATCTCTTTTTACTTAAAGAAAGGATGCCAATTCCATTGGTTCTGAAGTCATAACTAGTTTTTTCCAGTTCCTTGACTTTGCTTCTTATAGTACTGATACTTATATCCAGAACGCGAGACATTTCAACTATTTGTTTAATGTGAACCTTTGCTTGCAAGAGGCAATCTATTTTATCACTGAGGTTCTTGGATGAAAGAAAGAGCACACTTGGATAGCTAATGAAAAATCTATCCACCTCTCTTTCAGTGCACCCAAGAGATAACAGCTTCCCTTTAGCATTTGTAAAGTTTTTTTTCATATATTCATTAGATAAGTCCAAAATGTCAGCTCCACCGCCATGTAGCAGAGCTAGTAATTCCTCATTGCTCAGATGGAAAGATGATTGCAGGAACTCAACATTTGCATTCACTTGCTTGCTGCTCCGCAGGAGGATGAAGACATTTTTAGAAATGATGTGCTTCACAAAATCATTTGGGTTTTCACCACCTAAAGATAAACAGatctcatgcaggaggtcagtcaGCTGCTTATTCAGCTCCACTCCGTTAGAAAACACCCGAGGTGCTCTGGTCAACATATTGCAAAGGTGTTTAGAGGTTAGCCCAAGAGAACAGAAAAGTGTAATATTTTTCTCCATATTGATGTTATTACTGGAACGAAAGAAGGACTCAGGAGAACGTCCCAGAATATTTACAATTTCCAAATCAGTCATCAAAATACTTCTCCAAAGTTCCCAACGTTTTTCGAGAGACTCATAGGAACGCGTGATGGCCCGTGGATAACGTGAGATGATGCTGGCAATGACTTCATTAGTAGCCCCTTTGCTTTGCAGAAACCCTTTGAGGCCCTCTTCATTTGTGATCAGCTTCTTCAGAATTCCAGGTTGTCGCCTTCTCACCATTTTGACATCCACTCCCATACATGCCAGCTTGCTTACTAGATTGCCATTCTCCTGGCATGAGACTGCATTAGCACTCTCTGTCTTCAGATAGAAGTGCCTAGAAGACACAGGTCTGAGCACAATCTCTCTTGAAAATCTAATCAGCCAGAAACAATTCATATTGTAAAGACGTGAGTTTTTCGTGTGCAACAGTCCCCTAGCTGCCATAGGGATCAGCTTCTGCAAATATCTTTGTAGTACTGTATGTCCACTGTTTagcatctggggggggggggaaaacaaacagTCATTATGCACAGCTACTGGACACTAAATGAAGAATatggatgtttatttttaaatagttagagcttaaaaaaaaataaataacctgCCCAAGTAGGAATATCTAATTATTTAGTTAAAAGATCTAGCTAAAAAAAACCTATAAATTAGCAAATTcaataaattgtttaaaattcatttatttaaaattctGGAGGGAGGCGAACAGAAGTGTACAGGATTACTACCATGAAACCAGAATAAAATGTTCAGTTACATTAAAGGAGTAAGTTTCAGGCTTCCATCTCTTAAGAGGCACGGTACAGACAGCCCAGGTGGGAAGCTAGAGTAGCTTTAAACCAGCTTTGCACGCTCCCGATTCTGGACTGCTCTGATGGCTGAAGTGTCCCCCAGGAAGCCCTGGAGGTCTGTCTACATTATGGTAGACTCCCTGAGCAGTAGTGCTGCCCAGAATTTCCCACATGCCTCACTCCAAACATTCCTCTCCCAGACGCAGCCATTTCCCCAGCACAACCCCTACATATGGGCTTGAGAAGGGTCCTAGGAGGACAGCCTACAGCTCTCTTCCCCCAGCTCTTGTTCCAAAGGAGCTCTCCCCCAGCTGGACCTGGGGCTTTTAGGCCCCTTTATACTACTCTGGCCCCTTTATTCAGCATAGAGCAATTGGTGCAGGAGTGAGAATCTCACCCAAGGTGAGGACTCAGCAAGGAAAGTTTGCATAACACGGACATCTCACCACATCCAACCCTGTCCCCTTTCATAGTTGCCAACATTTGAAACTGTTTCTCAAGGAATAGTTCTCCACAAAGAGTTGGGAAGTTGAAAATCACAAATCCCCCAAGAACTGAAGTTTGTGTGtgtattctggtcaatttcatgtTGAGTTCTGGGTTAGttggttgtattttttttctttcatcctTGCTTCTTCTATTTCCCCACCCTCTAAGCTGTTTCTTCCATATAACACACAACACCACTATCCTGAGCCACAAAGCCCCTCATCTGATTCAGCATATTACAGCCAAGAAGATATCAGGCATTGCAACGCCTGACTTTGATGCTGACACTTGGGTTTATAAATATAACTCTCTTGTAACCAATCAATTGTCTGTACACAGTCTAAGTACAGTAACAAGTTTTAATGCCATCTGATCAAAAATGGAA is part of the Chrysemys picta bellii isolate R12L10 chromosome 2, ASM1138683v2, whole genome shotgun sequence genome and harbors:
- the MTERF1 gene encoding transcription termination factor 1, mitochondrial; the protein is MLNSGHTVLQRYLQKLIPMAARGLLHTKNSRLYNMNCFWLIRFSREIVLRPVSSRHFYLKTESANAVSCQENGNLVSKLACMGVDVKMVRRRQPGILKKLITNEEGLKGFLQSKGATNEVIASIISRYPRAITRSYESLEKRWELWRSILMTDLEIVNILGRSPESFFRSSNNINMEKNITLFCSLGLTSKHLCNMLTRAPRVFSNGVELNKQLTDLLHEICLSLGGENPNDFVKHIISKNVFILLRSSKQVNANVEFLQSSFHLSNEELLALLHGGGADILDLSNEYMKKNFTNAKGKLLSLGCTEREVDRFFISYPSVLFLSSKNLSDKIDCLLQAKVHIKQIVEMSRVLDISISTIRSKVKELEKTSYDFRTNGIGILSLSKKRFEAKLEKLHSAQRLIKRTESIL